Proteins found in one Thermaerobacter subterraneus DSM 13965 genomic segment:
- a CDS encoding MarR family winged helix-turn-helix transcriptional regulator — protein MTTIFAPPTIPMMNGWEILQHIWRLQQVVLREATPCLERHGLFRMASFALAMVRRCGTPSGVASAMGVPAPTASHILRRLEAEGWVRRQVDPQDLRRYRLALTPEGQEALRAARACLEEAVNRRLEGLAPEERDLLARLLARLHEDLPGGSAEREGAVSGEGTQPHDP, from the coding sequence TTGACAACGATCTTCGCCCCGCCTACGATCCCCATGATGAACGGTTGGGAGATCCTTCAGCACATCTGGCGCCTGCAGCAGGTCGTCCTGCGGGAGGCCACGCCCTGCCTGGAGCGGCACGGCCTCTTCCGCATGGCGTCCTTCGCCCTGGCCATGGTGCGGCGCTGCGGCACGCCCTCCGGCGTTGCCTCGGCCATGGGCGTGCCGGCTCCGACCGCCAGCCACATCCTGCGGCGCCTGGAGGCCGAGGGCTGGGTGAGGCGCCAGGTCGATCCCCAGGACCTGCGGCGCTACCGGCTGGCCCTGACCCCGGAGGGGCAGGAGGCCCTGCGGGCGGCCCGCGCCTGCCTGGAAGAGGCCGTCAACCGGCGACTGGAGGGCCTGGCTCCCGAGGAACGGGACCTGCTGGCCCGGCTGCTGGCGCGCCTGCACGAGGATCTCCCGGGAGGATCGGCGGAACGCGAAGGAGCGGTGTCCGGTGAAGGAACGCAACCCCATGACCCGTGA
- a CDS encoding 5-formyltetrahydrofolate cyclo-ligase, with translation MEPAAGEGKGGGRAPAGAGHSWEAGSASEAGSASEAGAAKAAARQEVYRRLREAGAARFPFPIEGRIPNFKGAERAAARLRELDVYRRARALKVNPDTPQLPVRAMALADGKTVYMPTPRLRGAFLRIRPEDVPRGEERRAAQLGRAAEYGRFVTLDEMTPEAAPIDLVVAGAVAVTRDGARAGKGEGYADYEYALLRELGHPELPVVTTVHPLQIVERLPVAPHDLSVDIIVTPDEVIFTRTPYPKPRGIRWEAVTPEDLEAMPVLQELRALHWERMQVPDVLAPGLGAVFVGLNPGRASATAGHHFAGPNNLFWRLLHEAGFVPRVLRPEEDGLLPRWGLGVTNVVPRATRGEADLTWDELRAGGAALREKVARFRPRLVILLGKQVYRAYAGLARTAPVEWGLQPRQTVPGVAEFVAPNPSGRSTVPYAERLRLLREARSWLAGGAGGGQS, from the coding sequence TTGGAGCCGGCGGCCGGGGAGGGCAAGGGCGGCGGCAGGGCGCCGGCGGGCGCCGGGCACTCCTGGGAGGCCGGATCCGCCAGCGAGGCCGGCTCTGCCAGCGAGGCCGGCGCCGCCAAGGCAGCGGCCCGTCAAGAGGTGTACCGGCGGCTGCGGGAGGCCGGTGCTGCCCGCTTCCCCTTTCCCATCGAAGGCCGCATCCCCAACTTCAAAGGCGCCGAGCGGGCGGCGGCCCGGCTGCGGGAGCTGGACGTCTACCGCCGCGCCCGGGCCCTGAAGGTCAACCCCGACACGCCCCAGCTGCCCGTCCGGGCCATGGCCCTGGCCGACGGCAAGACCGTGTACATGCCCACGCCGCGCCTCCGCGGGGCCTTCCTGCGCATCCGGCCCGAAGACGTCCCCCGCGGCGAGGAGCGGCGCGCGGCCCAGCTGGGCAGGGCTGCGGAGTACGGCCGGTTCGTCACCCTGGACGAGATGACTCCGGAGGCGGCGCCCATCGATCTGGTGGTGGCCGGCGCCGTCGCCGTCACCCGGGACGGGGCCCGGGCGGGGAAGGGGGAGGGCTATGCGGACTACGAGTACGCCCTCCTGCGGGAGCTCGGGCATCCCGAACTGCCCGTGGTGACCACGGTCCACCCCCTGCAGATCGTGGAGCGGCTGCCCGTGGCGCCCCACGACCTTTCGGTGGACATCATCGTCACCCCCGACGAGGTGATCTTCACCCGCACCCCCTACCCCAAGCCGCGGGGCATCCGCTGGGAGGCGGTGACCCCCGAGGATCTCGAGGCCATGCCCGTGTTGCAAGAACTGCGGGCGCTCCACTGGGAGCGCATGCAGGTCCCCGACGTGCTGGCGCCGGGGCTTGGGGCCGTGTTCGTCGGGCTCAACCCGGGGCGGGCCAGCGCCACCGCCGGCCACCACTTCGCCGGGCCCAACAACCTGTTCTGGCGCCTGCTGCACGAGGCGGGCTTCGTGCCGCGGGTCCTGCGGCCTGAAGAGGACGGGCTGCTGCCCCGGTGGGGGCTGGGGGTGACCAACGTGGTGCCCCGGGCCACCCGGGGGGAGGCCGATTTGACCTGGGACGAACTCCGCGCGGGCGGTGCCGCCCTGCGGGAGAAGGTGGCCCGCTTCCGGCCGCGGCTGGTGATCCTCCTGGGCAAGCAGGTCTACCGGGCCTACGCCGGGCTGGCCCGCACGGCGCCCGTGGAATGGGGCCTGCAGCCGCGCCAGACGGTGCCCGGGGTGGCCGAGTTCGTCGCGCCCAACCCGTCGGGCCGCAGCACGGTGCCCTATGCCGAGCGGCTGCGGCTCTTGCGGGAGGCCCGGTCCTGGCTGGCCGGCGGGGCGGGCGGCGGGCAGTCCTAG